The DNA sequence TAATGAAATACCGTCCTGCTCAGCGATAACGTCCTGCATGCCTGACGTATGCTCATCGTAAACTGCGCAGTCAGATAGCTGACGAGCTCACTCTTTATCGCTGGTTTTAAAGCTTTTTTCGATAATGTCTTTCAGCGCCCGGCATTCCAGGCTCAGGTCGGCAAACATCTGCTTCAGGTGGCGGTTCTCGTCTTCCAGCTCTTTTATTTTCTTGATATCAGCCGCTTCCATCCCGCCATATTTGGCTTTCCAGTTGTAATAGCTGGCTTCTGAAATAGCCGCCTCACGGCAGACATCTTTTACCGTTCGTCCGGCTTCAACAGACTTCAAAACGGCGATAATCTGGTGTTCGTTGAATCGTACTTTACGCATGGTGATCTCCTTTTGGGGACATAATCAGTATGTCGGAAGATCTCTAAAAGTGAACGGTTCTTTTTACAGGGATACTTACACCTGCACACGGATAATTAAGCGGTAAGACTAAATTCAGGGGAAGACTACAGGATGATACTGAGTATCAGGTTAAACAGATTACTGAACGCGGCTAAAGCAGGCGGCAACCTGCATTAACCGCTGACCAGAAACAACTGACAAGGAGTTGATGATGGCAGAGCACAATACTAAGCCAGAAGTAAGTATTTCCAAAACGTTACGGCGTCTGAAGGTCGGTTATGTGAGCGTGCGCCACGAAGACCACAAGATACACATGACCCGTTTTTACAGCCGCCACCCCTGCCTGCATCTGAAGGGGGACTGGCTGGCAGAGGCGGGGTTTGTGACCGATACGCCAGTTACCGTGACCGTTGAGCACGGGCTGCTGATAATACGACCGCTGGCTGAGTGACAGATAAAAAATCGGTTTGGTGAACGGGATCAAATTATTTTGGATATGAAATCGCAATTTTATACTCATCACAGATAAATCCCTCATCTGCTTTATTATGAGGAGTGTTATCTGTTGAGTAGTATCTCAATTTTGGCAGTTCATTTTGTATTTTAAATTTTAGCTCCTGTGATATTTTTTTCTTAAAGAATATTATTTTTTCGATGTTAGACCATCCATCTGATACCTCTTTCACAGAATTACCGTCCGAGAGAGAAAGCTCGATAGCATGGTTTATATAAGGTGATTTAGTCATTCATTCCCCCAAATCTATTTTATCTATTAATTTCAATTGATTATTGTAATTTTTTATGAAGTACTGATCGGCTTCACCAGGTCCCAACAATGGGTTAGCCATTACTTTACCAGATGGAATTTTTATATCATTGATCACTTCATAAATTCCCATTTGGGGACGATAACCAAACTCTGGGTGAGGAGATACTTGTAAGCTTTTAAATATCGATTCTCTACTGAATTCTGCATTTAGCAGTGTATCCAATGAGGTATAATAAGAAGATTGTCCGGGTATTCCTCCGTAAACTTTACTACCAGCAGGTAAAGTAACCATGGTCCATTCATCTGCTTTGTATCCCCATTGAAGTTGGTCAGATTTCGCAATGTGGACCCCAAAATTAGACGATTCACGTGCTTGTTGGCTGGCTGCAATATTTTCCTTAACTCTTTCAGATATGGATAACGCGGCATTGCTGGAATTAGCTTCTTTTAGCATCGCACCCAGTTT is a window from the Erwinia sp. genome containing:
- a CDS encoding hypothetical protein (ID:JIFNMEKO_03149;~source:Prodigal:2.6), whose product is MRKVRFNEHQIIAVLKSVEAGRTVKDVCREAAISEASYYNWKAKYGGMEAADIKKIKELEDENRHLKQMFADLSLECRALKDIIEKSFKTSDKE
- the symE gene encoding Toxic protein SymE (ID:JIFNMEKO_03150;~source:Prodigal:2.6), with the protein product MAEHNTKPEVSISKTLRRLKVGYVSVRHEDHKIHMTRFYSRHPCLHLKGDWLAEAGFVTDTPVTVTVEHGLLIIRPLAE
- a CDS encoding hypothetical protein (ID:JIFNMEKO_03151;~source:Prodigal:2.6) encodes the protein MTKSPYINHAIELSLSDGNSVKEVSDGWSNIEKIIFFKKKISQELKFKIQNELPKLRYYSTDNTPHNKADEGFICDEYKIAISYPK